In one window of Spirochaetota bacterium DNA:
- a CDS encoding phenylacetate--CoA ligase family protein encodes MYNPEFESMPRDEIEQLQTERLQTTLNRVYRSVAFYRHTFDAIKFDVDSVRSVREIRRLPFTTREDLKKSYPYDMFAVPLKDIVRVHSSSGTTGQSVVVGYTKNDIAHWAQVTARALAAAGINEHDFVQIAFDYSLFTGGFGFHYGAERIGASVIPSSAHGNIAKQIRVMKDYKTSALLCTPSYAMEIAYKMKEMGIHPETLKLRCGLFGAEPWGAALRARLEEMLHIDAFDVYGLSEIMGPGVSSECVHKNGLHVNEDHFIVEVIDPATCEPLPAGAQGELVFTTITKEGFPLIRYRTGDRASLMEGTCPCGRTLVRMSRVAGRTDDLIIYKGLKVYPVQIEEALLKAENVKPRYMVYLDQEDGIDAMEIRIEVSDALFNDELKNLLAVKNKVARILEEDLELVAKITLVEPGSLKGDDGGKSRVVDRRA; translated from the coding sequence TCTACCGGAGCGTGGCGTTCTACCGCCACACCTTCGACGCGATAAAGTTCGACGTGGACAGCGTGCGAAGCGTCCGCGAAATCCGGCGTCTCCCCTTCACGACGCGGGAAGACTTGAAGAAGAGCTACCCCTACGACATGTTCGCCGTTCCCCTGAAAGACATCGTACGCGTGCATTCGTCGTCCGGCACGACCGGGCAATCCGTCGTCGTGGGTTACACGAAGAACGATATCGCGCACTGGGCGCAGGTCACGGCGCGCGCGCTTGCCGCGGCCGGGATCAACGAGCACGACTTCGTGCAGATCGCGTTCGACTACAGCCTGTTCACCGGGGGCTTCGGCTTTCATTACGGGGCCGAGCGCATCGGCGCATCGGTGATACCGTCGTCGGCGCACGGCAACATCGCAAAGCAGATACGCGTCATGAAGGACTACAAGACCTCGGCGCTCCTGTGCACGCCGAGTTATGCCATGGAGATCGCCTATAAGATGAAGGAGATGGGCATACACCCGGAGACCCTCAAGCTCCGCTGCGGGCTTTTCGGCGCCGAGCCCTGGGGCGCGGCGCTCAGGGCGCGCCTCGAGGAGATGCTCCACATAGACGCCTTCGACGTGTACGGGCTTTCGGAGATCATGGGGCCCGGCGTGTCGAGCGAGTGCGTCCATAAAAACGGGCTGCATGTGAACGAGGACCATTTCATCGTCGAGGTGATCGATCCGGCGACCTGCGAGCCGTTGCCCGCGGGCGCGCAAGGCGAGCTTGTGTTCACGACGATCACCAAGGAGGGCTTCCCGCTCATCCGCTACCGCACCGGCGATCGCGCCTCGCTCATGGAAGGGACGTGCCCCTGCGGGCGCACCCTCGTGCGGATGAGCCGCGTCGCGGGACGCACCGACGACCTCATCATCTACAAGGGGCTCAAGGTCTACCCCGTGCAGATCGAGGAGGCGCTCCTCAAGGCCGAGAACGTGAAGCCGCGCTACATGGTCTACCTCGACCAGGAGGACGGAATCGACGCCATGGAGATACGGATCGAGGTGTCCGATGCGCTCTTCAACGACGAGTTGAAGAACCTGCTCGCCGTAAAGAACAAGGTGGCGCGGATACTCGAGGAGGACCTGGAGCTCGTCGCGAAGATCACGCTCGTCGAGCCTGGTTCCCTGAAAGGTGATGACGGCGGGAAGTCGCGCGTTGTTGACCGGCGTGCCTGA